ggaatgcgtatcaaaaagtgagaacaatccgaaataattccgatatacgtttcaaaacgaatttttggacatgtctattatctattattgttgttgttgttgttattattattattatagaatgtaGAGCTGGAGGAGCATTCAATGATTATGATTTTAGTGTTTTGactgcatagatagatagatagatagcatccTAGTGTTGGGAGGGACCCTAaagaaggccatctagtccaacccctttctgccataatagatagatagacagatagatgccTATGGACGCATAGATAGACAGTAGGTAGGTgcatagatagatatagagatgGCTCTGGGTTGTTGGGGCgggggatgttgggagttgtagtggctTACTTCCAGGAAGCCTCCCAGCTGGCTCTGGAGCAGCTCCTTCAGCTCCTTCTTGCTCAGCTTGTACTTGTCTCCTTCTTTGCCCGAGTAGCTGTGGAAGACGGAGATGAGGGCCTCCATGGCCGACTCCAGCTGAGAAGACATCCCTGGGGAGAACAAGCACAGGGATCCTGGcctgggaccccaaaggccatccagacccacCCC
The Anolis carolinensis isolate JA03-04 unplaced genomic scaffold, rAnoCar3.1.pri scaffold_14, whole genome shotgun sequence genome window above contains:
- the s100a1 gene encoding protein S100-A1, which codes for MSSQLESAMEALISVFHSYSGKEGDKYKLSKKELKELLQSQLGGFLESQKDTEAVDKILHDLDENGDGEVDFSEFVVLVAALTVACNAFFWEKP